Proteins encoded together in one Chitinophaga varians window:
- a CDS encoding RNA polymerase sigma factor, which yields MPLNQPHDNNCPDAATGNTGRWRPSPQQDPAAERFNQIFLATKDRMYQFVKKLTQDESDTKDIVQDCYVSLWQKINEIDTEKDILPLLFTYARNRVIDYLRKKASRQQLLSEWPQEIPGNVPPEQQLDYKERMTQLQLSINQLPSHRKKIFTMVKQGGFSHKEVARQLGISTATVKKQIGLSLKFLKTQFPR from the coding sequence ATGCCGCTTAATCAACCTCACGATAATAACTGTCCTGACGCTGCCACCGGCAACACCGGAAGATGGCGCCCGTCCCCGCAACAGGATCCCGCTGCTGAAAGATTCAACCAGATCTTTCTGGCCACCAAAGACAGGATGTACCAGTTTGTAAAGAAGCTCACACAAGATGAATCAGACACAAAAGATATTGTGCAGGACTGTTATGTGAGCCTTTGGCAAAAAATAAATGAAATAGACACGGAGAAGGATATACTGCCATTATTGTTTACCTATGCCCGTAACCGTGTGATAGATTACCTCCGTAAAAAAGCAAGCCGGCAACAGCTTTTGTCGGAATGGCCACAGGAAATTCCGGGCAATGTTCCGCCGGAGCAACAGCTCGATTATAAAGAACGGATGACGCAGTTACAGTTATCTATCAATCAGTTGCCGTCGCACAGAAAGAAAATTTTCACCATGGTGAAGCAGGGCGGATTTTCACACAAGGAAGTGGCCCGACAGCTGGGCATTTCCACGGCCACCGTCAAGAAACAGATCGGCCTCTCCCTCAAATTCCTCAAAACGCAGTTTCCCCGCTGA
- a CDS encoding DoxX family protein — protein sequence MILKIVNAILILFAVFMGFKQGYAMFSGKPEMLEMFGKWGLGRTGVMINGAITILAAVLTLFPRTFVWGNFLMALGILLIICFHLQDRDLKGVLIELPFLLLNLVIIYLQYPLKNV from the coding sequence ATGATCTTAAAAATCGTCAATGCCATATTGATTCTTTTCGCTGTATTTATGGGCTTTAAACAGGGCTATGCCATGTTTTCCGGGAAGCCGGAAATGCTGGAGATGTTTGGCAAATGGGGCCTGGGCCGGACCGGTGTCATGATCAACGGGGCCATAACCATACTGGCAGCAGTATTGACACTTTTCCCGAGAACGTTTGTATGGGGCAACTTCCTCATGGCATTGGGCATCCTGCTGATTATCTGTTTTCACCTGCAGGACAGAGACCTGAAAGGAGTACTGATAGAACTGCCCTTTCTGCTGCTCAACCTGGTGATCATCTACCTGCAATACCCGCTTAAAAACGTGTAA
- a CDS encoding MBL fold metallo-hydrolase has translation MKSFRIYLFILGVLVAGQAAAQHKKTFQWIGGPTYVLQLGNFKILTDPMFSPKGDSAFMIKKHPSTGAANAYIRRLIAPAVFDTSKIDVLLVSHPHADHFDREARTALNKQLSVVAPAANTATIKEWGFAHVTGLKWGDTTVFKKGDETLRIIAVEAMHAKDDPLKTELGKGNGYIIEYTVNHKVYRVYWTGDTVWFDDMQQYTRYGKINLFIPDMGAVGSDGSIGRRGLNSPDCLKIIETLHPDVIAPVHHSTFSMYIEPIATLQQTLDATSYGKKLKIVPAGKVVVL, from the coding sequence ATGAAATCCTTTAGAATCTACCTGTTTATCCTTGGCGTCCTGGTAGCAGGACAGGCAGCTGCGCAGCACAAAAAAACATTTCAATGGATAGGCGGTCCTACTTATGTGTTACAGCTGGGAAACTTCAAGATACTGACAGACCCTATGTTCAGCCCGAAAGGCGATTCGGCCTTTATGATCAAAAAACACCCTTCCACCGGAGCTGCCAATGCCTATATCCGGCGTTTAATTGCCCCCGCCGTATTTGACACGTCGAAGATTGACGTGCTGCTGGTAAGTCACCCGCATGCTGATCACTTCGACCGTGAAGCCAGGACTGCGCTGAACAAACAGCTGAGTGTGGTCGCTCCGGCCGCTAACACAGCCACCATAAAGGAGTGGGGCTTCGCTCATGTTACGGGTCTTAAATGGGGCGATACCACCGTGTTTAAAAAAGGAGATGAAACGCTGCGTATCATCGCCGTGGAAGCGATGCATGCAAAAGACGATCCGTTGAAAACTGAACTGGGAAAAGGCAATGGCTACATCATCGAGTATACGGTAAATCACAAAGTATACCGTGTATACTGGACAGGAGATACAGTATGGTTTGATGACATGCAGCAGTATACCCGCTACGGGAAGATCAACCTGTTTATTCCCGATATGGGCGCCGTTGGCTCTGATGGCAGTATCGGCCGCCGCGGATTAAATTCTCCGGACTGTCTGAAGATCATAGAAACGCTGCATCCCGATGTTATTGCGCCGGTACATCATTCTACCTTCTCCATGTATATAGAACCAATTGCTACTTTACAACAAACATTGGATGCTACTTCCTACGGAAAGAAATTAAAAATTGTTCCTGCCGGGAAAGTGGTGGTGTTGTAA
- a CDS encoding TonB-dependent receptor, translating to MKKNVLKRLRLSGTVLSWIMLLLAASVTNTLAQNRLHNKVTISFNKQPLGKALQQLQEQSKSYFAFIPADVQRYNVPVVSFTQKTLSEILQALLKNTTLTFREEGNYIIIAPAKPVTDNNAAKGEGNVRGRVVDFETSQPLPGATVLISGSKSGTLSNEKGFYELKHLPAGKYTLEVRYIGYSPAVLGNVSIPAGKDVVLDVKMEISNKLNEVVIDAGPRKVKSVTHSTEAQLIDEIRRATGVVSGISSELITKTADRNAAEIVKRISGVTVVDDRFIVVRGMNERYNLTFLNNSLAPSTELYSKAFAYDLLPSSVIDKILVYKSPVADLVADYAGAAVKISTKNAMPVKHFDMGLQVAHREGATFKNSISHNGGKYDFLGFDDGGRKLPSFSPGIFESNRQVTDVKQSGWLSAMSPTLDYGIRYTLPDMQLFANYYNSWKVGSAKLYDLTAITYTKETTGYDVYLQKGNTDQPYTGKGNGNAGGSLLDNNKIGNGQQSSENGKINILENLTLKLNDRHQLFLRNFFVNDGRRFTSVNTQRPNEPKGVGLNINQYRTRDIVLSFQQRALYAGHLGGSHVLGAKKQHTLEWNTGYTYDLQNLPDQRIVHLYDFSLDNDTSWRAVRTNYLGMISRLYIKNLEQIYSGAIDYTFQVKPRFSLKAGTYNLFKTRQVGRRFFRVNRGGLTNDQFLPVGQDDLGWFNDHGNINQQLLRFSQQDLPKVWSSYYFKDDNTGLGIYDATSPVDAYVASEQYHAGYVMGDWKAAGDKLVLNGGLRLEYDRQQLSGARSGFNGPTSLQPVYVDRPKTVLLPSVNITYLPGSSLVLRGSYGRTVNRPDFRELTPYNDFDFQNNENIMGNPRIVTAVIDNYDLRAELYPKKNKNEVFNVGFFYKHLQNPIERMRRETSASDYGLFFNFTNISYLNSVSAEVYGVEAEIKKSLSFMGGNLFRHFSVVLNGSLIKSSTVTHGFNSVYAVDSIHKKGEPLQGQSPYVVNAGLFYENPSSGTKASLVYNVSGPRIYAKSQRTKADTLWDDSYIRPHLLQLPMHLLDLSVTQRIVKSLQVKFSVQNLLDQSYRIVEDLNYNQRYDAEKPVEQPDGKILMEGDNIYRRYKPGRYWLLQFTYSF from the coding sequence ATGAAAAAAAATGTTCTTAAACGCCTGCGTTTAAGTGGCACGGTATTGTCATGGATAATGCTGCTGCTGGCAGCGTCGGTGACGAACACACTTGCTCAAAACCGGTTACACAACAAGGTAACCATCAGTTTCAACAAACAACCACTGGGAAAGGCATTACAGCAACTACAGGAACAATCTAAAAGTTACTTCGCTTTTATTCCGGCAGACGTACAACGGTACAACGTACCGGTTGTCTCCTTTACCCAAAAAACGCTGTCAGAGATATTACAGGCCCTGTTAAAAAATACCACGCTTACATTCAGGGAAGAAGGCAACTATATCATCATAGCCCCTGCGAAACCGGTAACAGACAATAATGCCGCAAAAGGGGAAGGAAATGTCCGGGGACGTGTGGTGGATTTTGAAACCTCTCAACCGCTGCCCGGCGCCACCGTGTTGATCAGCGGCAGTAAGAGCGGCACCCTGAGCAATGAAAAAGGTTTCTACGAGCTGAAACACCTGCCTGCCGGTAAATATACCCTGGAGGTACGCTACATCGGCTATTCCCCGGCTGTTCTAGGCAACGTTAGCATCCCCGCGGGAAAAGACGTGGTGCTGGACGTAAAAATGGAAATCTCCAACAAGCTGAATGAGGTAGTGATAGACGCCGGTCCGCGTAAGGTAAAATCTGTCACCCACAGCACAGAAGCCCAGCTCATCGATGAAATACGCCGCGCTACGGGCGTAGTGTCAGGCATCTCCAGTGAACTGATCACAAAAACTGCCGACAGAAATGCTGCTGAAATTGTAAAAAGAATTTCCGGCGTCACCGTGGTGGACGACCGCTTTATAGTGGTGCGTGGCATGAACGAACGTTATAACCTGACATTTCTGAATAACAGTCTCGCTCCTTCCACGGAGCTGTACAGCAAAGCATTTGCATATGATCTGCTGCCCAGCAGCGTGATAGACAAGATCCTCGTGTATAAATCACCGGTGGCCGATCTTGTGGCAGACTATGCCGGCGCCGCGGTGAAAATCTCTACAAAGAATGCCATGCCCGTGAAACATTTTGATATGGGCCTCCAGGTGGCACACCGCGAAGGCGCTACCTTCAAAAACAGTATCAGTCACAACGGCGGAAAATATGATTTCCTTGGATTTGATGACGGAGGCCGTAAACTGCCTTCCTTTTCCCCCGGTATCTTTGAAAGCAACCGACAGGTAACCGATGTGAAACAATCAGGCTGGTTATCTGCCATGTCGCCTACGCTGGACTACGGTATCCGCTATACGTTGCCCGATATGCAGTTGTTTGCCAATTACTATAACAGCTGGAAAGTAGGCAGCGCCAAATTATACGACCTCACCGCCATCACCTATACGAAAGAGACAACAGGCTATGATGTCTATCTCCAGAAGGGAAATACAGACCAACCTTATACCGGCAAGGGAAACGGCAATGCAGGCGGTAGTTTGCTGGATAATAACAAAATCGGAAACGGTCAGCAGTCATCGGAAAACGGTAAAATTAATATCCTCGAAAACCTCACCCTGAAATTGAATGACCGGCACCAGTTGTTTCTGCGGAACTTTTTTGTGAATGACGGCCGCCGTTTTACCAGCGTCAATACCCAACGGCCCAATGAACCTAAGGGAGTAGGACTGAATATAAACCAATACCGCACAAGAGACATCGTACTTTCTTTTCAGCAAAGGGCCTTGTATGCCGGTCATTTAGGCGGGTCACACGTGCTGGGCGCAAAAAAACAGCACACCCTGGAATGGAATACCGGCTACACCTATGATCTGCAAAACCTGCCGGACCAGCGCATTGTCCATCTCTATGATTTTTCGCTGGACAATGATACCAGCTGGAGGGCGGTGCGCACCAACTACCTGGGCATGATCAGCCGTTTGTATATCAAAAACCTGGAACAGATTTACAGCGGCGCGATAGACTATACCTTCCAGGTAAAGCCCCGGTTCTCGCTGAAGGCAGGTACTTACAACCTGTTTAAAACAAGACAGGTAGGGCGCCGGTTTTTCCGGGTAAACAGAGGTGGCCTCACCAACGATCAGTTTCTGCCTGTTGGTCAGGATGATTTAGGCTGGTTCAACGACCATGGTAATATCAACCAGCAGCTGCTTCGCTTCAGTCAGCAGGACTTGCCGAAGGTGTGGAGCTCCTATTATTTTAAGGACGATAATACCGGCCTTGGCATCTATGACGCTACCAGTCCGGTGGACGCTTATGTGGCCAGTGAGCAGTATCACGCCGGTTACGTGATGGGCGACTGGAAAGCAGCCGGCGATAAACTTGTGCTGAATGGCGGCCTTCGCCTGGAGTACGACCGTCAGCAGCTATCAGGCGCCAGGTCAGGATTCAATGGACCTACCAGTCTGCAGCCCGTTTATGTGGACCGTCCCAAAACAGTATTGCTGCCATCCGTGAACATTACCTATCTCCCCGGTTCTTCACTGGTACTCCGGGGTAGTTACGGCCGTACGGTCAACAGGCCGGATTTCCGCGAGCTGACGCCCTATAACGATTTCGATTTTCAGAACAACGAAAATATTATGGGTAACCCCAGGATAGTAACCGCTGTCATTGATAACTATGATCTTCGGGCAGAACTATATCCTAAAAAGAATAAAAACGAAGTGTTCAACGTAGGGTTCTTTTACAAACATCTGCAGAACCCCATTGAACGTATGCGGAGGGAGACATCTGCCTCTGACTATGGCCTCTTTTTTAATTTCACCAATATCAGCTATCTCAATTCTGTCAGCGCAGAGGTGTACGGTGTAGAAGCGGAGATAAAGAAAAGCCTGTCGTTTATGGGAGGAAATCTGTTCCGGCATTTTTCCGTGGTGCTGAATGGTTCGCTGATAAAGAGCAGTACCGTGACGCACGGTTTTAACTCCGTATATGCGGTGGACAGTATCCATAAAAAGGGTGAACCATTACAGGGGCAATCCCCTTATGTGGTGAATGCCGGCTTGTTCTATGAAAACCCTTCCAGCGGCACCAAGGCGTCGCTGGTGTATAATGTGAGCGGACCGCGTATCTATGCAAAGAGCCAGCGTACCAAGGCAGACACGCTCTGGGACGACAGCTATATTCGTCCGCACCTGTTGCAGTTACCGATGCACCTGCTGGACCTGTCTGTTACACAGCGTATCGTGAAGTCATTACAGGTAAAATTCAGTGTGCAGAACCTGTTGGACCAAAGTTATCGTATTGTGGAAGACCTGAATTATAATCAGCGGTACGATGCTGAGAAGCCGGTAGAACAGCCAGATGGTAAAATCCTGATGGAAGGCGATAATATCTACAGGAGATATAAGCCTGGCCGGTACTGGTTGTTACAGTTTACCTATTCATTTTAA
- a CDS encoding aldo/keto reductase, with amino-acid sequence MEYRKLGQSPLELSAITYGAFAIGGNMWGGNERKDSIAAIHASIDHGVTSLDTAPFYGFGLSEELIGDALVGKNRNKMQILTKFGLVWDGSNEGKGEYFFDATENGKAIPVYKYAAKQNVIKEVEESLKRLKTDYIDLLQLHWPDASTPIDETMEAMQVLIRQGKIRAGGVSNYSLEQVKAAAGTFNLASNQVPYSMLNRSIEQDLLPYTTAHNIGIIAYSPLERGLLSGKYFADATLKSDDHRNDYFGQFNPEKVKALLAALQPLAESKKASLAQLVLRWTSLQQGISVVLAGARTAAQAESNAKAMDITLTADELLFIRQELAKH; translated from the coding sequence ATGGAATACAGAAAATTAGGACAGTCGCCGCTCGAATTGTCAGCTATCACTTATGGCGCATTTGCGATCGGAGGCAATATGTGGGGAGGGAATGAACGGAAAGACTCGATTGCGGCCATTCATGCCTCTATCGATCATGGCGTTACATCCCTTGATACCGCTCCATTTTATGGCTTCGGGCTCAGTGAGGAATTAATTGGCGATGCCCTGGTGGGTAAAAACCGCAACAAAATGCAGATACTGACCAAATTCGGGCTGGTATGGGACGGTAGCAACGAAGGCAAAGGTGAATATTTCTTCGATGCCACAGAAAACGGGAAAGCGATACCGGTATATAAATATGCAGCGAAACAAAACGTGATAAAGGAAGTCGAAGAAAGCCTCAAAAGGCTAAAGACAGACTACATCGACCTGTTACAACTACACTGGCCGGATGCTTCCACCCCCATCGATGAAACGATGGAAGCCATGCAGGTTTTAATCCGCCAGGGTAAAATCAGAGCCGGCGGGGTAAGCAATTACAGCCTGGAACAAGTGAAAGCTGCCGCCGGCACATTTAACCTCGCTTCCAACCAGGTGCCTTACAGTATGTTGAACAGAAGTATAGAGCAGGACTTACTACCCTATACAACAGCGCATAACATCGGCATCATCGCTTACAGTCCGCTGGAGAGAGGTTTGTTGTCAGGAAAATACTTCGCTGATGCAACATTAAAATCGGACGATCATCGTAACGATTATTTCGGACAGTTCAACCCGGAAAAGGTAAAAGCTCTGTTAGCAGCCCTTCAGCCGCTGGCAGAAAGCAAAAAGGCTTCACTGGCGCAACTGGTGCTCCGCTGGACTTCCCTGCAGCAAGGCATATCCGTGGTGCTGGCAGGCGCAAGGACCGCAGCCCAGGCCGAGAGCAACGCCAAAGCAATGGACATCACACTGACCGCCGATGAACTGCTGTTCATCCGGCAGGAGCTGGCGAAGCACTAA
- a CDS encoding FkbM family methyltransferase → MSLIDKVLNTPELTNQPPVLVDIGASGAIHFRWKKIAKYAVCIAFDPDDRKYGYIVKENDNYRKLYVFNCVVADTSSDGQPFYLTQSPYCSSFLVPRTEDLKPYAFADKFEVERETKLMTRTIPEVLQELNIGYIDWFKTDSQGLDLRIFQSLDDKMARDIKIAEFEPGIMHAYHGEDKLHAVLRHMDNLPFFLSEITVKGPNRISQEQLKSISSSPFMQKLLAASHKETAGWGEMVYLNNFDASASHSQRDLLLGWVIATLNEEFGLALQIATQGEEQYKTPIFGEMRRGSVKNIRRNLWKLRFMSHVWRKLF, encoded by the coding sequence ATGTCATTAATAGATAAAGTCCTCAATACACCGGAATTAACGAATCAGCCACCTGTACTGGTGGATATCGGAGCATCGGGCGCCATCCATTTCAGGTGGAAGAAGATTGCGAAATATGCTGTCTGCATTGCCTTTGATCCGGACGACCGGAAGTACGGGTACATTGTCAAAGAGAACGACAATTACCGGAAACTGTATGTTTTTAACTGTGTGGTGGCAGACACCTCCAGCGACGGGCAGCCGTTCTATCTGACACAGTCGCCTTACTGCTCCAGCTTCCTGGTGCCCCGTACGGAAGATCTGAAGCCTTATGCTTTTGCGGATAAGTTCGAAGTGGAACGGGAAACCAAACTGATGACCCGCACCATCCCGGAGGTATTACAGGAGCTGAATATCGGGTACATTGACTGGTTCAAAACCGATTCACAGGGACTGGACCTGCGCATTTTCCAGTCGCTGGACGATAAGATGGCCCGTGATATCAAAATAGCGGAATTTGAGCCGGGCATTATGCATGCCTATCATGGGGAAGATAAGCTGCATGCCGTATTGCGGCATATGGACAATCTGCCTTTTTTCCTTAGTGAAATCACCGTAAAAGGGCCTAACCGCATATCGCAGGAGCAGCTGAAAAGCATTAGCAGCAGCCCTTTCATGCAGAAGCTGCTGGCCGCTTCCCACAAGGAGACCGCCGGCTGGGGGGAAATGGTGTACCTCAATAATTTCGATGCCAGCGCCAGCCACAGCCAACGCGACCTGCTCCTGGGCTGGGTGATAGCCACGCTCAACGAAGAATTTGGCCTCGCTTTACAGATAGCCACACAGGGAGAAGAACAATACAAAACGCCCATTTTCGGGGAAATGCGCCGCGGCAGTGTGAAGAACATCCGTCGTAACCTCTGGAAGCTTCGTTTTATGAGCCATGTATGGCGTAAACTGTTTTAG
- a CDS encoding FecR family protein, protein MAIDKTLLDRFIHHQCTREEAEQVSRLLHDSPHLLDDYLQEAWREEVTEQMPDNMAQAIAAHLQIAPVAKVSNKRYRIGWMAAAAVVLLLLCAGGWLLQQRRNIPQDHLLVVATAEKNCRLVLPDKSIVWLKANTRLAFDTIQFGRSSRSITLLNGEAFFDIRQDAAHPFVVLSGAVQTRVLGTSFSVRHNAAKEILVMVASGKVAVDHHQQQLDVLLPGKQITINQQTGRFTEQQVPVWLAAAWKETQLQLDNASFADLKTAMEAMYGVRLETTRDKVRRQTYNILLNRYMPAKEVVRALGQLNGLATRQLNDTAFLIY, encoded by the coding sequence ATGGCCATAGACAAAACATTACTGGACCGTTTTATTCATCATCAATGTACGCGGGAGGAAGCGGAGCAAGTGTCCCGGCTGCTGCACGATTCGCCGCATTTGCTGGACGACTACCTGCAGGAGGCATGGAGGGAAGAAGTGACCGAACAGATGCCGGACAACATGGCGCAGGCGATTGCTGCACATCTGCAAATTGCCCCGGTGGCCAAGGTAAGCAATAAAAGATACCGCATAGGCTGGATGGCCGCTGCCGCCGTGGTGTTGCTGTTGTTGTGTGCAGGCGGGTGGCTGTTACAACAAAGACGTAACATACCGCAGGACCATCTGCTGGTAGTAGCGACCGCGGAAAAAAATTGCCGCCTTGTATTACCGGACAAAAGCATCGTATGGCTGAAAGCCAATACCCGTCTGGCATTTGACACTATTCAGTTTGGCAGGTCGTCACGCAGCATCACCTTATTAAATGGTGAGGCCTTTTTTGATATCCGGCAGGATGCCGCGCATCCTTTTGTAGTGCTAAGCGGCGCGGTGCAGACCCGCGTACTGGGCACCTCCTTTAGCGTACGTCATAACGCTGCAAAAGAAATCCTGGTGATGGTAGCTTCGGGGAAGGTAGCCGTGGACCATCATCAACAACAGCTGGATGTATTGCTTCCCGGCAAACAGATAACTATCAACCAGCAAACGGGCCGCTTTACAGAGCAGCAGGTACCGGTGTGGCTGGCCGCCGCCTGGAAAGAAACGCAGCTGCAGCTGGACAACGCCAGTTTTGCTGATCTGAAAACGGCCATGGAAGCCATGTATGGCGTGCGCCTGGAAACTACCCGGGACAAGGTACGCCGCCAGACATATAATATCCTGCTGAACAGGTATATGCCGGCAAAAGAAGTGGTGCGGGCATTGGGACAGCTGAATGGCTTAGCCACTAGACAATTGAATGATACAGCTTTCTTAATCTATTAA
- a CDS encoding alpha-ketoglutarate-dependent dioxygenase AlkB translates to MTATNFSKITLDTDADLFAELSSATDFESVAKGRLGNHLVGMCDNGVPIVRTTTKYNMPACHFLPIHRLIAGRIQATMTEIPVPDFNNALIEVYDTDYTKMNYHSDQSLDLAEGSYIALFSCYEKPAALSEHQTRKLKIKHKVNGEESELSLTHHSVILFSLDTNRQFQHKIVLDAVTGAKPLSAGNKWLGITFRTSKTYIQFKEGQPYFSGGQRLTLADKEQETEFYKLRGEENRSLDFIYPELTYTVNAGDMMMPKNNGF, encoded by the coding sequence ATGACAGCTACAAACTTTTCTAAAATAACCCTTGATACCGATGCTGACTTATTCGCTGAATTGAGCAGCGCCACTGACTTTGAATCCGTCGCGAAAGGCCGGCTGGGTAATCATCTGGTAGGCATGTGTGATAATGGTGTGCCGATAGTAAGAACCACTACGAAATACAATATGCCCGCCTGTCATTTTCTGCCCATTCATCGCCTGATTGCCGGACGTATACAGGCCACGATGACAGAAATACCGGTACCGGACTTCAATAATGCCCTGATAGAAGTCTACGATACTGACTATACGAAAATGAATTATCATTCAGACCAAAGCCTGGATTTGGCGGAAGGCTCCTATATAGCGCTCTTTTCCTGTTATGAAAAACCTGCTGCGCTGTCTGAACATCAGACCAGAAAACTAAAAATCAAGCATAAAGTGAACGGCGAAGAATCTGAACTTTCATTGACACACCATTCGGTGATATTATTTTCACTGGACACCAATAGGCAGTTTCAGCATAAAATTGTGCTGGATGCGGTTACAGGTGCGAAGCCGCTGTCAGCCGGCAACAAATGGCTGGGCATCACTTTCCGGACATCTAAAACCTATATTCAGTTTAAGGAAGGACAGCCTTACTTTTCCGGCGGGCAGCGGTTGACATTGGCGGATAAGGAACAGGAAACGGAATTTTATAAGTTGAGAGGAGAGGAGAACAGAAGCCTGGATTTCATTTACCCTGAACTTACTTATACGGTGAATGCAGGTGATATGATGATGCCAAAGAATAATGGCTTTTAG
- a CDS encoding cyclase family protein has protein sequence MNTSIFNKISMLAGAVMIATLPALGQTADTSWYRSAYGRHDEIGAANLLSPAIVMQSIKLVKTGKTLPLAVPVDKNLPAFRHRSFHLYNIQPGEQGGKTLGPNKFSFNDELVNAWTGVGTQLNGIGHIGIDNVYYNGNKAVDFVTVEGVKKLGVEKVPPMVTRGVVLDMTTHYGKQIVPGGMEFTVADIQAVLKKEGLTLRKGDVVLFNTGWLELIGKDNKQFLEVEPGIGMEAAKWLAEQGIVAFGGDTWASEVYPNPGTKEEFPVNQFMLAKKGIYNLELIDSRPLVREKVWEFLFVLGQPLYVGSTQVNINPVAIY, from the coding sequence ATGAACACATCAATTTTTAATAAAATATCCATGTTGGCAGGCGCTGTTATGATAGCTACCCTGCCTGCCCTCGGACAAACGGCCGACACCAGCTGGTATCGCTCCGCCTACGGCCGGCATGACGAAATCGGCGCCGCCAATCTGCTGTCACCGGCAATAGTAATGCAGTCCATCAAACTAGTCAAAACAGGTAAAACGCTGCCACTGGCCGTGCCGGTAGACAAAAACCTGCCGGCGTTCCGGCACCGCAGCTTTCACCTGTACAACATCCAACCTGGCGAACAGGGCGGAAAAACCCTCGGCCCCAACAAATTCAGCTTCAACGACGAACTGGTGAACGCATGGACCGGTGTAGGCACACAGCTTAACGGCATCGGCCACATCGGCATTGACAACGTTTATTACAATGGTAATAAAGCCGTTGATTTTGTTACTGTGGAAGGCGTGAAGAAACTGGGCGTCGAGAAAGTACCGCCAATGGTTACACGCGGAGTGGTACTGGACATGACTACACACTACGGAAAACAAATTGTGCCCGGCGGTATGGAGTTTACCGTTGCGGATATACAGGCGGTACTGAAAAAAGAAGGCCTCACCCTGCGCAAAGGCGATGTAGTACTCTTTAACACCGGTTGGCTGGAGCTGATTGGAAAAGACAATAAACAGTTCCTGGAAGTGGAACCGGGCATCGGCATGGAAGCGGCCAAATGGCTCGCAGAACAAGGCATTGTGGCCTTTGGCGGAGACACCTGGGCATCGGAAGTATACCCCAATCCGGGCACCAAAGAAGAATTTCCTGTCAACCAGTTTATGCTGGCTAAAAAAGGGATCTACAACCTGGAATTGATCGACAGCCGTCCACTCGTACGCGAGAAGGTATGGGAATTTTTGTTCGTATTGGGACAGCCGCTGTACGTCGGTTCCACACAGGTAAATATTAACCCTGTGGCTATTTATTAA